In the Bacillus shivajii genome, one interval contains:
- the iadA gene encoding beta-aspartyl-peptidase, protein MLTLIKNAHVYAPTNLGVKDVLIADKRIAKIAEHIDVPEGWDWVKVIAGEGKVLVPGFIDGHVHITGGGGEGSFHTRTPELLLTDATTSGVTTVVGVIGTDGTTRTMASLVAKARALKEEGISCYVHTGSYQIPVRTLTGKIEDDLIFTDVIIGAGEIAIADHRSSQPTEKELARIASEARIGGMLSGKKGVVNIHLGDGSDGLSLIKKVIEETNIPIEQFYPTHINRNPYLFEQGIEFAKKGGFVDFTTSTVPKFLEEGEVKSSKALKRMLDAGVPIEQMTFTSDAQGSLPDFNQNGRLIGLKVGKIHSLYEAFVEAVEDEGLDLADVLKVITINPARILGLTGKGEITEGNDADLLLLDEHSLEIEKVYALGQLMVNEGRPIVKGTFET, encoded by the coding sequence TTGTTAACACTGATAAAAAATGCACATGTATATGCTCCAACCAATCTTGGAGTCAAAGATGTACTGATTGCAGACAAGCGAATTGCAAAAATTGCTGAACATATTGATGTACCTGAAGGATGGGATTGGGTAAAAGTCATCGCTGGAGAGGGGAAAGTGCTTGTTCCAGGATTTATTGATGGACATGTTCATATTACAGGAGGTGGAGGTGAGGGGAGTTTTCATACTCGTACTCCTGAACTTTTACTAACTGATGCTACAACAAGTGGTGTGACAACTGTCGTAGGTGTGATTGGAACTGACGGGACGACGAGGACAATGGCTAGTCTTGTTGCTAAGGCAAGGGCTTTGAAAGAGGAAGGTATATCGTGTTATGTGCATACAGGTTCCTATCAAATTCCCGTTCGTACTTTAACAGGTAAAATTGAAGATGATTTGATTTTTACAGACGTGATTATCGGAGCGGGGGAAATAGCGATTGCTGACCATCGCTCTTCGCAACCAACAGAAAAGGAGCTTGCACGGATAGCTTCCGAGGCACGTATTGGTGGGATGCTCTCAGGAAAGAAAGGAGTAGTCAACATTCACCTTGGAGATGGTTCTGATGGGCTTTCTCTTATTAAAAAGGTGATCGAAGAAACGAATATACCAATTGAACAATTTTATCCAACTCATATTAATCGAAATCCTTATTTGTTTGAGCAGGGGATCGAATTTGCGAAAAAGGGAGGCTTTGTTGATTTTACAACAAGTACCGTTCCGAAGTTTCTAGAGGAAGGGGAAGTAAAAAGCAGTAAAGCTTTAAAACGTATGCTAGACGCTGGTGTGCCGATTGAACAAATGACATTTACTTCAGATGCGCAAGGAAGTTTACCTGACTTTAATCAAAATGGACGTCTTATCGGGTTAAAAGTAGGAAAGATTCACTCCCTCTACGAAGCTTTTGTCGAAGCCGTTGAAGATGAGGGTCTTGATTTAGCTGACGTACTTAAGGTAATTACAATTAATCCAGCTAGAATTCTTGGTCTAACAGGTAAAGGTGAAATTACTGAGGGGAATGATGCTGATCTCTTATTATTAGACGAACATTCACTAGAAATAGAGAAAGTGTATGCTTTAGGTCAGTTGATGGTTAATGAAGGGAGACCAATTGTTAAAGGGACATTCGAAACATAA
- a CDS encoding BCCT family transporter translates to MKKFEYETKKPSIVFYISATLVALFVLWGAIGPESLQAVSDSALASTLNNFGWFYMLCTALFIAFVIFLAVSPFGRLKLGKSDEKPEYKFYTWIGMLFSAGIGVGFVFWGVAEPALYYLDPHPDYILESDEVKANVGLRYAVFHWALHPWAIFSLVALTLAYVQFRKDQPALISSAFQPLLGDRIYGPFGKGIDTLAVLATSTGVATTFGLSALQITGGLSHLTGTIPNNAFTQLTIIAIVTVLFIFSAASGINKGIRILSVINLTVASILLVFVIIAGPTLFIAESIVTTIGGYLANVTQMSLDLNPFGDGEWLGMYTIFFWAWHISWAPFMGIFIARISRGRTIREFVAGVLIVPSLLAVIWFTAFGGTALDMILQGNDRIGDLVVNNVEVALFVMLSEFGVMGIIMSILAVLLIIIFFITSADSASYVLGAMTSDGSLNPKLSVKVIWGFLIAGTASVLLLSGGLTGLQTASIVAALPFAMIMIVMLFSLIFMMGKDLRSEQKLFRRRQTKKVKEEVYGDMYDTMKEKVYDDMKEDVYEQVKEEVYDDMKDDVYEQVKDEVYDDMKEEVYEQVKEEVYDDMKEEMYEEFKEKVYDDLRDDLEDQLSGDLEPSNEKEETSSDKEKNNKKEK, encoded by the coding sequence ATGAAGAAATTCGAATACGAAACGAAAAAGCCGAGTATCGTCTTTTATATTTCAGCCACACTCGTTGCTTTATTCGTCCTTTGGGGTGCTATTGGACCTGAATCACTCCAAGCTGTATCAGATTCTGCATTAGCATCCACATTAAATAACTTTGGCTGGTTTTATATGTTATGTACAGCACTTTTTATTGCCTTTGTTATTTTCCTAGCAGTCAGTCCTTTTGGACGCTTAAAGCTCGGTAAATCCGATGAAAAGCCTGAATATAAATTTTATACTTGGATCGGGATGCTTTTTTCTGCTGGTATTGGTGTTGGGTTTGTGTTCTGGGGGGTTGCTGAACCAGCACTGTATTACTTAGATCCACACCCTGACTACATACTTGAAAGTGATGAAGTCAAAGCGAATGTCGGTCTACGCTACGCTGTTTTCCATTGGGCATTACATCCATGGGCAATCTTTTCACTCGTTGCACTCACCTTAGCCTACGTTCAATTTAGAAAAGACCAACCAGCTTTAATTAGCTCTGCGTTCCAGCCACTATTAGGAGATAGAATATACGGACCGTTTGGAAAAGGGATTGATACACTTGCAGTCCTTGCAACGTCAACGGGGGTTGCAACGACATTCGGTTTAAGTGCATTACAAATTACAGGGGGACTTTCACATTTAACAGGAACGATCCCAAATAACGCGTTTACGCAATTAACTATCATTGCGATCGTGACAGTATTATTTATTTTCTCTGCGGCTTCAGGAATTAATAAAGGGATACGAATATTAAGTGTTATTAACTTAACAGTTGCTTCGATTCTACTCGTGTTTGTCATAATCGCGGGTCCAACGCTGTTTATTGCAGAAAGTATTGTAACGACTATTGGCGGTTATTTAGCAAATGTGACCCAAATGAGCTTAGATTTAAACCCATTTGGTGACGGTGAATGGTTAGGAATGTACACCATCTTCTTCTGGGCATGGCACATATCATGGGCACCATTTATGGGAATCTTTATCGCACGTATTTCACGCGGACGAACGATTCGTGAATTCGTAGCTGGAGTTTTAATCGTCCCTTCTCTTCTTGCAGTCATTTGGTTTACTGCTTTTGGAGGAACTGCACTTGATATGATCCTTCAAGGGAATGACCGCATTGGTGACCTTGTCGTAAATAATGTTGAAGTTGCATTGTTTGTGATGTTAAGTGAATTTGGGGTAATGGGGATTATCATGAGCATTTTAGCTGTACTCCTCATTATTATCTTCTTTATTACATCTGCTGACTCTGCCTCTTATGTATTAGGAGCAATGACAAGTGATGGAAGCTTAAATCCAAAGCTTTCCGTAAAAGTGATTTGGGGCTTCTTGATCGCTGGTACTGCAAGTGTATTATTATTAAGCGGTGGTTTGACTGGTTTACAAACGGCTTCCATTGTTGCAGCGCTTCCTTTTGCGATGATCATGATCGTCATGCTGTTCTCGTTAATCTTTATGATGGGTAAAGACTTACGAAGCGAACAGAAACTTTTCAGACGTCGACAAACGAAAAAAGTGAAAGAAGAAGTATATGGCGATATGTATGATACGATGAAAGAGAAAGTGTATGACGACATGAAAGAAGATGTATACGAACAAGTGAAAGAAGAAGTGTACGATGATATGAAAGACGATGTTTATGAACAAGTAAAAGATGAAGTGTATGATGATATGAAAGAAGAAGTATATGAACAAGTGAAAGAAGAAGTATACGATGATATGAAAGAAGAAATGTATGAAGAGTTCAAAGAAAAAGTTTATGATGACTTACGTGATGACCTTGAAGATCAACTAAGTGGAGACCTCGAGCCATCTAATGAGAAAGAAGAAACTTCTTCTGACAAGGAGAAAAACAATAAAAAAGAGAAGTAA
- a CDS encoding NADPH-dependent FMN reductase produces the protein MSRPYTETIALINGSMNQDSYTRKLLEKVESRIKERGFKSTFIDVREINAPIYVPDAQPPKCIVETEEKLIGADGIVVGSPEYHGSFSGALKNLLDYYNSSHFKDKPIALVTTTGGVKAGTNTMNHLRLVFRNLHGLVIPPQFAISKKEATSELLFDDNMNARLETLVSSLEKEMKKKTLYENYFNNKED, from the coding sequence ATGTCAAGACCTTATACCGAAACGATTGCATTGATAAACGGCAGTATGAACCAAGATTCATATACTAGAAAGCTTTTAGAAAAAGTAGAATCTAGAATAAAGGAGCGAGGCTTTAAATCAACTTTTATCGATGTTAGAGAAATCAATGCACCTATATATGTTCCAGATGCTCAACCTCCAAAGTGTATCGTTGAAACCGAGGAGAAACTAATTGGCGCGGATGGGATTGTTGTTGGCTCGCCTGAATACCACGGCTCTTTTTCTGGTGCTTTAAAAAATTTACTCGATTATTACAACTCTTCACATTTTAAAGATAAACCTATTGCACTTGTTACAACAACAGGAGGAGTAAAAGCAGGCACAAACACGATGAATCATTTACGGCTTGTTTTTAGAAATTTGCATGGGCTTGTCATTCCTCCTCAATTTGCAATAAGCAAAAAAGAAGCAACTTCTGAACTATTATTCGACGATAACATGAATGCACGCCTTGAAACGCTCGTCTCTAGTCTGGAAAAAGAAATGAAGAAGAAAACACTCTATGAGAACTACTTCAACAATAAAGAAGATTAA
- the csaA gene encoding chaperone CsaA: MATFDDFMKLDMRVGTVINAESFPEARVPAIKLRIDFGDEIGIKQSSAQITKRYEPDQIINKQIVAVVNFPPMRIAGFKSEVLVMGGVPEKGDVVLLNVDENVPNGTKIS; encoded by the coding sequence ATGGCAACATTTGATGACTTTATGAAACTAGACATGCGGGTAGGGACAGTGATTAATGCTGAATCATTTCCGGAGGCGAGAGTACCTGCAATCAAGTTACGAATTGATTTTGGAGATGAAATAGGAATTAAACAGTCAAGTGCACAAATTACTAAAAGGTACGAGCCCGATCAGATTATTAATAAACAAATAGTAGCTGTCGTAAATTTCCCACCTATGCGTATTGCAGGATTTAAATCAGAGGTGCTAGTAATGGGGGGAGTCCCCGAGAAAGGCGATGTTGTGCTATTGAATGTAGATGAAAATGTTCCAAATGGAACGAAGATTTCTTGA
- a CDS encoding DUF2628 domain-containing protein, translating into MYNDDFNNRFQKDEAFRQKALHIVDKNSNYYFSKWERSSSPLKFAGFNWAAFFLSPFWLAYRQMYGMVMLYFILYLIGIVLTSLILPMMNIEQIPFVRLLFPIIISAFFGFKGNAFYAKRIRRMITDEETIDKPTAPLFKGKGTSWIGAVLAPVLIGFLLYLPAEWIESYETSLPEGVYVYDAVTGPPKSLTDITTTRKGHVQFQKYESTIQLLFYSDEPIGDRTFEVKLEFREKEQDPWETLLERPYGYFSSNSVNVTLLDAELPSTAIGEYRATVYIDGVEEDSTTFEVIMERAE; encoded by the coding sequence ATGTATAATGACGATTTTAACAACCGCTTTCAAAAAGATGAAGCATTCCGGCAAAAGGCCCTTCACATTGTAGACAAAAATAGCAATTATTACTTCTCAAAATGGGAGAGGTCCTCTTCGCCATTAAAGTTTGCAGGGTTTAACTGGGCTGCGTTTTTCTTAAGTCCATTTTGGCTTGCTTACAGACAAATGTACGGGATGGTAATGTTGTATTTCATTCTTTATTTAATAGGAATCGTTTTAACGTCCCTTATATTACCCATGATGAACATTGAGCAAATACCGTTTGTACGACTTCTTTTTCCAATTATTATTTCTGCCTTTTTTGGGTTTAAGGGAAATGCCTTTTATGCAAAACGTATAAGAAGAATGATTACGGATGAGGAAACAATAGATAAGCCCACTGCACCACTTTTTAAAGGAAAGGGAACCTCTTGGATAGGCGCAGTGCTTGCACCCGTACTTATCGGTTTCTTATTATATTTACCAGCAGAATGGATTGAATCATATGAAACGTCATTGCCAGAAGGTGTATATGTTTACGATGCGGTCACTGGCCCACCCAAGTCATTAACAGATATAACCACGACACGCAAAGGGCACGTTCAATTTCAAAAATATGAGTCCACTATTCAACTTTTATTTTATAGTGATGAACCAATCGGAGATCGTACTTTCGAAGTAAAACTTGAATTTCGTGAAAAAGAACAAGATCCATGGGAAACCTTGCTCGAACGTCCTTATGGTTACTTTTCTTCCAACAGTGTTAATGTAACTCTGCTTGACGCCGAGCTTCCTTCCACAGCGATCGGTGAATACAGAGCAACCGTTTATATCGATGGTGTTGAAGAAGACTCAACGACCTTTGAAGTAATTATGGAAAGGGCTGAATAA
- a CDS encoding F510_1955 family glycosylhydrolase, with amino-acid sequence MKNINKLSFAITVALVLLGACGENDDAQIDAPDELEAASVQLDEDDFFIEEENVDISHIHGLGFAGNEGIIYFATHEGLLLNDEGRWFTTSGELNDYMGFNAVSDGFYSSGHPGSDTKFEGKDPLGLVKSVDGGKNIYNLDLLEETDFHVKGAGYYSNAIYVYNPEPSSRMEETGLHYTLNEGETWTKSEMNNLPQASYDHGNHPNYFIAVHPYEENVVAVGTSEGLYLSEDYGDTFEAMDVDAPVISMTYHEDHLYAAVWTGKMELLRLADDGSYEVVPLPEMDEQDGIQYLAVNPQNESEIVFTTFYGNGYITTDHGEFWAMIMEDFETLLPPFST; translated from the coding sequence ATGAAGAATATAAATAAATTAAGCTTTGCAATAACTGTAGCACTTGTTTTATTAGGTGCATGTGGAGAAAACGATGATGCACAAATTGATGCCCCTGATGAATTAGAAGCTGCATCAGTTCAATTAGATGAGGATGATTTCTTTATTGAAGAAGAGAATGTAGACATTTCTCATATTCACGGATTAGGGTTTGCTGGCAATGAAGGCATCATTTATTTTGCAACACATGAAGGTTTGCTTTTAAATGATGAAGGTAGATGGTTTACAACGAGTGGAGAATTGAATGATTACATGGGCTTTAATGCTGTAAGCGACGGTTTTTATTCAAGCGGTCACCCAGGTTCAGACACGAAATTTGAAGGAAAGGATCCATTAGGCCTAGTTAAAAGTGTTGATGGTGGAAAAAATATTTATAATCTTGATTTATTAGAAGAAACAGATTTCCATGTCAAAGGAGCAGGCTATTATTCAAATGCAATATATGTCTATAATCCAGAGCCCAGCAGCAGAATGGAAGAGACTGGTTTACACTACACGTTAAATGAAGGGGAAACATGGACAAAAAGTGAGATGAACAATTTACCACAAGCATCATATGATCATGGAAACCACCCGAATTATTTTATTGCTGTTCATCCTTATGAAGAAAATGTTGTTGCGGTTGGAACAAGTGAAGGACTATATTTGTCTGAGGACTATGGTGATACATTCGAGGCGATGGACGTTGATGCGCCTGTTATTAGTATGACATATCATGAAGACCATTTGTATGCCGCAGTATGGACTGGGAAAATGGAACTGTTAAGGTTAGCAGATGATGGATCATATGAGGTAGTCCCTTTACCAGAGATGGATGAACAAGACGGGATTCAATATCTTGCTGTAAACCCACAAAATGAAAGTGAGATTGTTTTTACAACATTCTATGGTAATGGGTATATCACGACAGACCATGGAGAGTTTTGGGCTATGATCATGGAAGACTTTGAAACACTATTGCCTCCTTTTAGTACGTAA
- a CDS encoding ArsR/SmtB family transcription factor — MVKDTCEIYCYDEEKVTSAKSQINVEEIRTISVVFKALADPTRLTILYALMKKGELCVCDVANIIDSSVATASHHLRTLKKQGVLHYRKEGKLAFYRIENEQIESLIDVAFKQRIEVN; from the coding sequence ATGGTGAAGGATACGTGTGAAATCTATTGTTATGATGAAGAGAAAGTAACAAGCGCAAAGTCTCAAATAAATGTGGAAGAAATTCGTACAATCAGCGTAGTTTTCAAAGCACTAGCGGACCCGACGAGGTTAACCATATTATATGCACTTATGAAAAAAGGAGAGTTGTGTGTATGTGATGTGGCTAATATTATCGATTCTTCTGTTGCAACAGCTTCACATCATTTGCGAACTCTCAAAAAACAAGGCGTTCTACATTATCGAAAAGAAGGCAAACTAGCTTTTTACCGTATAGAAAACGAGCAAATTGAGTCACTAATTGACGTTGCATTTAAGCAACGTATTGAGGTGAATTGA